A single window of Pungitius pungitius chromosome 20, fPunPun2.1, whole genome shotgun sequence DNA harbors:
- the gpr176 gene encoding G-protein coupled receptor 176 gives MDSGSRAATVGDGAPNLTAARLWLDPPNASISPPTWWDSSPPHEGTELDEQQRLVREQAYRDFTTTIQVFILIGSLIGKSNPALLSVTRHQSVFCVSRYFSVLYPLERKISDARSRDLVIYIWIHATVASLPVFAVTNVTDLYVTSSCSDDHARSLGHVVYVLTYNVTTVVLPLALVFLLMLLIRRALSASQKKKVIIAALRTPQTSISIPYVSQREAELHATLLAVVLAFSACSAPYGALVVYRTILADSTELPNSLYLTALWLPKVSLLTNPLLFLTVNRSARHSWLDLLARTHRRYSRRNVVSSGGLASLGAEGAIGEPVGLETAVRSGSQLLEMFNIGQQQIYRPEEEEAEEEDAEKEIPPSQGSASGSGPKEDLKRGSRPGSFGGESITKDPPQGSGGGLVVTKDGPPSTTAPRASPVHACAYASSSQVAPATPTDAEDSTQFGFGPFELPPQWLPETRNSKKRLLPPLGNTPEELIQTKLPRPRPERRISRNNKVSTIPTGTP, from the exons ATGGATAGTGGGAGTCGGGCTGCGACGGTCGGGGATGGTGCACCCAATTTGACCGCAGCCCGCCTTTGGCTGGACCCGCCGAACGCGTCCATCTCGCCGCCGACGTGGTGGGACAGCAGCCCGCCTCACGAGGGGACCGAGCTGGACGAGCAGCAGCGCCTCGTCCGGGAGCAAGCCTACCGGGacttcaccaccaccatccaGGTTTTCATCCTCATAGGTTCGCTGATCGGTAAGTCG AACCCAGCCCTTTTATCTGTTACCCGGCATCAGtctgttttttgtgtctctAGATACTTCTCTGTGCTGTACCCGTTGGAGAGGAAGATCTCAGATGCAAGATCCCGAGACCTGGTCATCTACATCTGGATCCACGCGACGGTGGCCAGCCTCCCGGTGTTCGCTGTGACCAACGTGACGGACTTGTACGTCACCTCGTCCTGCTCCGATGACCACGCCCGCTCGCTGGGCCACGTGGTGTACGTGTTGACCTACAATGTCACCACGGTGGTCCTCCCCCTCGCTCTGGTCTTCCTCTTGATGCTGCTGATCCGCCGAGCGCTCAGTGCCAgccagaagaagaaggtgatcATCGCGGCGCTGCGGACTCCCCAGACCAGCATCTCCATCCCGTATGTGTCCCAAAGGGAAGCTGAGCTCCACGCCACCCTTCTGGCCGTGGTGCTGGCCTTCTCGGCCTGCAGCGCCCCCTACGGGGCCCTGGTGGTCTATCGCACCATTTTGGCGGACTCCACGGAACTACCCAATTCGCTGTACCTGACGGCGCTCTGGCTACCCAAAGTCTCGCTGCTCACCAACCCCCTTCTGTTTCTGACCGTTAACCGCTCGGCGCGCCACAGCTGGCTGGACCTGCTGGCCAGGACCCACAGGCGCTACAGCCGCCGAAACGTGGTCAGCAGCGGCGGCCTGGCCTCCCTGGGGGCGGAGGGTGCGATCGGGGAGCCGGTGGGACTGGAGACGGCCGTCCGTTCGGGGAGCCAGCTTCTGGAGATGTTTAACATCGGCCAGCAGCAGATCTACaggcccgaggaggaggaggcggaggaagaggacgcGGAGAAAGAGATCCCTCCCTCTCAAGGGTCAGCGAGCGGCTCGGGGCCTAAAGAGGACCTAAAGCGCGGGTCGAGACCAGGGAGCTTCGGAGGGGAGTCCATCACCAAGGATCCCCCGCAGGGGTCAGGGGGAGGGCTGGTCGTCACCAAGGACGGCCCTCCTTCTACCACGGCACCCCGGGCCTCTCCGGTCCACGCGTGCGCTTACGCCTCTTCGTCGCAGGTAGCGCCAGCGACGCCCACAGACGCCGAGGACTCCACGCAGTTTGGTTTCGGGCCCTTCGAGCTGCCGCCTCAGTGGTTACCGGAGACCAGGAACAGCAAGAAGAGACTGCTGCCCCCTCTGGGCAACACCCCCGAGGAGCTGATCCAGACCAAACTGCCCAGGCCTCGGCCTGAACGCAGAATCAGCAGAAACAACAAGGTCAGCACCATCCCTACCGGGACCCCGTGA
- the acot20 gene encoding acyl-coenzyme A thioesterase 1: MASSQMRLKILPGVRCLFDKPVQVKVEGLTPHRRVQLTSRLVDDRGATFKASALFKADDAGLVDVCRAASLGGSYTGVEPMGLFWAMAPETPHSKLLKKNVLTPTVVEIDALCGETGEVLASEANERGYMTEGMRRVPVREGRIRGVLFVPPGKGPFPGIVDLYTFGGRLTEPRASLLANKGFVVLALAYKDYKDLPKKPQKLDLEYFEEAVTFLRKRPEVTGPGIGIISISHSGVVALAMSSFLRGISATVCINGCSANVVIPLHYRDTVLPPLQPVMKNVKVTDSGILNVRDALPDPYSESNRASLIPIERASCRFLFAASEDDRNWNSVLFAERAAAALRGRGGERFEVVTYPKAGHFLEVPHTPHCPSGFHAAVGTEVEFGGEPKAHAEAQLDLWERVQEFFKSHLDGEGA, translated from the exons ATGGCTTCCTCGCAGATGCGCCTTAAAATTCTCCCCGGTGTTCGCTGTCTCTTCGATAAACCGGTGCAGGTGAAAGTAGAGGGACTCACGCCGCACAGACGAGTTCAATTGACATCCAGACTAGTGGACGACAGAGGGGCGACGTTCAAGGCGTCTGCCCTGTTCAAAGCAGATGACGCGGGCCTGGTGGACGTCTGCCGCGCAGCCTCTCTGGGAGGAAGTTACACCGGAGTGGAGCCCATGGGCTTGTTCTGGGCCATGGCGCCGGAGACTCCGCACAGCAAGCTCCTGAAGAAGAATGTGCTTACCCCCACGGTGGTGGAGATAGATGCGCTGTGTGGGGAGACGGGCGAGGTCTTGGCCTCCGAGGCCAACGAGAGAGGATACATGACGGAGGGGATGAGGAGGGTGCCCGTGCGGGAGGGCAGAATACGAGGAGTCCTCTTCGTACCACCAG gAAAGGGTCCATTCCCAGGGATAGTGGATTTGTACACATTCGGGGGACGTCTAACTGAGCCCAGGGCCAGCCTCCTGGCTAACAAAGGTTTTGTTGTCCTGGCGCTGGCCTATAAAGACTACAAGGATTtaccaaaaaaaccccaaaagttgGATCTGGAGTACTTTGAAGAGGCTGTAACCTTTCTGAGGAAACGGCCTGAG GTCACAGGTCCTGGGATTGGCATCATATCGATCTCCCACAGTGGCGTGGTGGCGTTGGCCATGTCCTCATTCCTCCGCGGGATCTCGGCGACCGTGTGCATCAACGGCTGCAGTGCGAACGTCGTGATTCCGTTACACTACAGAGACACCGTTCTGCCGCCGCTTCAACCTGTCATGAAGAACGTCAAGGTCACGGACTCCGGTATTCTGAATGTACGCGACGCCTTGCCCGACCCCTACTCGGAGAGCAACAGGGCCTCGTTGATTCCAATTGAACGGGCCAGCTGCCGGTTCCTGTTTGCCGCCTCCGAGGACGACCGCAACTGGAACAGCGTCCTCTTCGCCGAGCGGGCCGCCGCCGCGCTGAGAGGTCGCGGCGGGGAGCGCTTTGAGGTGGTGACGTACCCCAAGGCCGGCCACTTTTTGGAAGTGCCTCACACGCCCCACTGTCCGTCTGGGTTTCACGCGGCAGTCGGAACGGAGGTGGAGTTTGGTGGCGAGCCGAAAGCTCACGCGGAGGCTCAGCTGGACCTGTGGGAAAGAGTCCAGGAGTTCTTCAAGAGCCACTTGGACGGTGAGGGCGCTTGA